From a single Ensifer adhaerens genomic region:
- a CDS encoding acyl-CoA thioesterase (partial gene;~manually curated) encodes LAEACAKSMWDDDLATRHLGMELVSVAPGQAVIVMTVAETMANGHGTCHGGYMFTLADSAFAFACNTYNARAVAQHCSITYIAPAFVGDRLTATASEVSRKGRSGIYDIRITNQSGEAIAEFRGHSRTIKGTHLPE; translated from the coding sequence CGCTCGCCGAGGCCTGCGCCAAATCCATGTGGGACGACGATCTCGCCACGCGCCATCTCGGCATGGAGCTTGTCTCCGTCGCGCCGGGCCAGGCAGTGATCGTGATGACAGTCGCCGAGACCATGGCGAACGGCCACGGCACCTGCCATGGTGGCTACATGTTCACGCTGGCGGACTCCGCCTTCGCCTTTGCCTGCAATACCTACAATGCGCGCGCTGTCGCCCAGCATTGCTCGATCACCTACATCGCCCCGGCCTTCGTGGGAGACAGGCTGACCGCAACCGCATCGGAAGTGTCACGGAAGGGCCGAAGCGGCATCTACGACATTCGCATCACCAATCAGTCAGGCGAGGCAATCGCCGAGTTTCGCGGTCATTCGCGCACGATCAAGGGAACCCATCTGCCCGAATGA